Proteins from a single region of Phycisphaerae bacterium:
- the serS gene encoding serine--tRNA ligase — translation MIDIKAIRENPDRFKTAARNKRISCDIDAVCALDDRRRSLQTEMDRIKHQQNEISDQIANHRNPKSKYFQQALAAGRTEIELKAEAERLVQQVAEMKARAKQLESEHREVCEQLDAALLTVAQPAADEVPIGKDDTENVEVRRVGEIPKFDFEPQDHVTLMTRLGMLDVDRGVKLAGTRNYVLRGDGSALHQAVLRLALEMMVQRGFVQMTVPVLVRDAMMVGTGYFPGGEEQAYRCERDAMSLVGTAEVPLTAYHCDEILSEDELPKKYVACSTCFRREAGAAGKDTYGLYRIHLFDKVEQVIICRNDEAVSRRHHDEIVQNAEDVLRALELPYRVVNVCTGDLGQGQVQKFDIETWMPSRNGYGETHSASRFHEFQARRLKLRYRDADRNVRFCHTLNNTVIASPRILIALVENHQTSDGRIRIPKALRPYMGGREIIGGE, via the coding sequence ATGATCGACATCAAGGCGATTCGCGAAAACCCGGACCGTTTCAAGACCGCGGCGCGAAACAAGCGCATCAGTTGCGACATTGATGCCGTCTGCGCGCTGGACGACAGGCGACGAAGCCTCCAGACGGAAATGGACCGCATCAAGCATCAACAGAACGAGATCAGCGACCAGATCGCCAACCACCGCAATCCCAAGAGCAAGTACTTTCAACAGGCCCTGGCCGCCGGTCGCACCGAGATCGAATTGAAGGCCGAGGCGGAGAGACTCGTTCAGCAGGTGGCGGAAATGAAAGCCCGGGCCAAGCAGCTCGAATCCGAGCACCGCGAAGTCTGCGAGCAGCTTGACGCCGCCCTGCTGACGGTCGCCCAACCGGCGGCGGATGAGGTCCCTATCGGCAAGGATGACACCGAAAACGTCGAGGTCCGACGCGTCGGCGAGATCCCGAAGTTCGACTTTGAACCCCAGGATCATGTCACGCTGATGACCCGACTGGGCATGCTCGACGTTGACCGGGGCGTCAAGCTCGCGGGCACCCGCAACTACGTCCTTCGCGGCGACGGCAGCGCCCTGCACCAGGCGGTCCTGCGCCTGGCTCTTGAGATGATGGTCCAGCGAGGCTTCGTCCAGATGACCGTTCCGGTGCTGGTCCGGGACGCGATGATGGTGGGCACCGGCTACTTTCCCGGCGGCGAAGAGCAGGCCTACCGCTGCGAACGTGACGCCATGAGCCTTGTCGGAACCGCCGAGGTGCCGCTCACGGCTTACCATTGTGACGAAATCCTCAGCGAGGATGAACTGCCCAAAAAGTACGTTGCTTGCAGCACATGCTTCCGCCGCGAGGCCGGGGCCGCCGGCAAGGATACGTACGGCCTCTATCGGATCCACCTGTTCGACAAGGTCGAGCAGGTCATCATCTGCCGAAACGACGAGGCAGTATCCCGCCGGCATCACGACGAGATCGTGCAGAACGCCGAGGATGTGCTGCGGGCCCTGGAGCTGCCTTATCGCGTCGTCAACGTGTGTACCGGCGACCTCGGCCAGGGACAGGTCCAGAAATTCGACATCGAAACATGGATGCCCTCCCGCAACGGCTATGGCGAGACGCATTCGGCCTCGCGATTCCACGAGTTTCAGGCTCGCCGGCTCAAACTGAGATACCGCGACGCCGACAGGAACGTCCGGTTCTGCCATACGTTGAACAACACCGTCATCGCCAGCCCGCGCATTCTGATCGCGCTGGTCGAGAACCATCAGACGTCCGACGGACGAATCC